From Cellulophaga lytica DSM 7489, a single genomic window includes:
- a CDS encoding carboxypeptidase-like regulatory domain-containing protein, giving the protein MKNFLIALCIIFFSTELSAQTKTVTGTVMCDNNPLPGVNVVVKGTNKGVLTDFNGHFSIKSMKNDKLVFTCLGYKPKEIKQKKIKSTVNLQEDFTICFAKLSYFLPFNIYEFNAENINTPQDLYNTIRTKVPGVQITNTQTNNTPKITMRGDSNTIVIIDGVRYTDTSILQTINPSDIEKVYVANSVAASNYLLTKRN; this is encoded by the coding sequence ATGAAAAACTTTTTAATTGCCTTATGTATCATTTTTTTTAGCACAGAATTAAGTGCTCAGACAAAAACAGTTACAGGAACTGTAATGTGTGATAACAACCCTTTGCCCGGAGTAAATGTTGTTGTTAAAGGAACAAACAAAGGCGTATTAACAGATTTTAATGGTCATTTTTCAATAAAGTCTATGAAGAATGATAAACTTGTCTTTACCTGTTTAGGTTATAAACCTAAAGAAATTAAACAGAAAAAAATAAAGTCAACAGTTAACTTACAAGAAGATTTTACAATTTGCTTTGCTAAACTATCGTATTTTTTACCATTTAATATTTACGAGTTTAATGCAGAAAATATAAACACACCACAAGATTTGTACAATACAATTAGGACAAAAGTTCCGGGTGTACAAATAACAAACACTCAAACTAATAATACACCAAAAATTACAATGCGTGGCGATAGTAATACCATTGTTATTATAGATGGTGTACGCTACACAGATACTTCAATCTTACAAACCATAAACCCTTCAGATATTGAAAAGGTGTACGTTGCTAATTCTGTTGCAGCATCTAACTATTTACTAACCAAAAGAAACTAA
- a CDS encoding CPBP family intramembrane glutamic endopeptidase, protein MYIEQGLKAKTRGMWKYFILPTGFIILMIFNYISVKTSPIPVDELMNKLIEQFGRNPVFAINLVPLAFGLLVVLGWTKLVHGQSVTSLTTARKKIDFKRIGFSFAFWGLLTIFLFAIGFVLSPDDFVFNFKLGPFITLAIISILLIPLQTSFEEYLFRGHMMQGLGILSGNRLVPLIITSVLFGVMHMANPEVETLGYGIMVYYIGTGFFLGIITLMDDGLELALGFHAANNLIGALLVTADWTVFQTDSIYVDVSKPELGWDIFVPVLVIYPILIFLFAKKYKWANWKEKLTGKVFKEEELTAEQLTDEAF, encoded by the coding sequence ATGTATATAGAACAAGGGCTCAAAGCAAAAACAAGAGGTATGTGGAAGTATTTTATACTTCCAACTGGGTTTATAATTTTAATGATATTTAATTATATCTCTGTAAAAACCTCTCCAATTCCTGTAGATGAGCTAATGAATAAGTTAATAGAACAATTTGGTAGAAATCCAGTGTTTGCTATTAACTTAGTGCCTTTAGCATTTGGTTTGTTGGTGGTTTTAGGTTGGACAAAGCTTGTGCATGGGCAATCTGTAACATCTTTAACTACCGCAAGAAAAAAGATAGATTTTAAACGTATTGGATTTTCTTTTGCTTTTTGGGGATTATTAACCATATTTTTATTTGCTATTGGTTTTGTTCTTTCTCCAGACGATTTTGTTTTTAATTTTAAGTTAGGGCCTTTTATAACTTTAGCTATTATTAGCATACTTTTAATTCCGTTACAAACTAGTTTTGAGGAGTACCTTTTTAGAGGGCATATGATGCAAGGTCTTGGTATTTTATCAGGAAATAGGTTAGTGCCTTTAATTATTACATCTGTTTTGTTTGGTGTTATGCATATGGCAAACCCAGAGGTAGAAACACTTGGTTATGGTATAATGGTGTACTACATTGGTACGGGGTTCTTTTTAGGTATTATAACGCTAATGGATGACGGTTTAGAACTTGCTCTTGGTTTTCACGCTGCTAATAATTTAATAGGAGCACTACTTGTTACTGCAGATTGGACCGTTTTTCAGACAGATTCTATTTATGTAGATGTTAGTAAGCCAGAGTTGGGTTGGGATATTTTTGTGCCAGTTTTGGTAATATATCCAATACTAATATTCCTTTTTGCTAAAAAATACAAATGGGCAAACTGGAAAGAAAAGCTAACTGGTAAAGTTTTTAAAGAAGAAGAATTGACTGCAGAACAGCTTACAGATGAAGCATTTTAG
- a CDS encoding sensor histidine kinase translates to MITKIAKFLSNNKNTQYTLKTNNSIFSFKTYIAVFFFSFVFINLSNAQEIQLQQTVLDSFVKIPSAKDKFAYFYKTPNRYKENSSYEWLERIDSMLTKARNAQDDGSVEYYRILQAHIHQDLVQYDKSIAITNELYIDKTKLSDTLKSALLDIMDENYSQLKLYEKQIAIRKEKKELGLADNISFYDIYADQGLYQKARSEYIREKSNVVSSDDYYGQAVYNNKIGDFLRLDKSSQVALEKYQEARKYINTYLDTIARPKTEDELAKGALLKGVIEGNIGKCYMLLKRYEEAIPLLDSSLVKIREFNVEVYSQDAVENTLDLANCYLQTNKLDKVLELINDDLRAIKVSNVLRKNQLLAVYYQKMNDYKKANYYLNNNIKINDSIRVNETLKKHQQIATVFEKELENSEDRLDEKKIELENAKIEAQASDERMSLILISLIFTLLGLGGLVFAYIKSIKNQRVIAKQNNIIESQLTEKDSLLKEIHHRVKNNLQMVSSLLSLQTKNTKSKAAIMALEEGKSRVKAMALIHQKLYQNDDLSVIEMQGYVESLVNSVQSVFKKGGHNINITIDAEGVELDIDRAIPFGLILNELVSNSFKYAFPDNDENGKIYIHLRNTETGGYFEYTDNGVGLPEDTDERTKSSMGIRLMNRLVNQLQSTLNIDKSVEGVRFWFNFK, encoded by the coding sequence ATGATTACAAAAATTGCTAAATTTTTAAGCAACAATAAAAATACACAGTACACTTTAAAAACAAACAACAGCATATTTTCTTTTAAAACATATATTGCTGTATTCTTTTTTTCGTTTGTTTTTATTAATCTGTCTAATGCGCAAGAAATACAATTACAGCAAACTGTTTTAGACAGTTTTGTTAAAATACCGTCTGCTAAAGATAAGTTTGCCTACTTTTATAAAACACCAAATAGATATAAAGAAAACTCTAGCTATGAGTGGTTAGAGCGTATAGACTCTATGTTAACTAAGGCCAGAAATGCTCAGGATGATGGCTCTGTAGAATACTATAGAATTTTGCAAGCACACATACATCAAGACTTGGTGCAGTATGATAAAAGTATTGCTATTACCAATGAGTTATATATAGATAAAACAAAGCTTAGTGACACCCTTAAAAGTGCATTGTTAGATATTATGGATGAGAATTATTCTCAGCTTAAACTATATGAAAAACAAATTGCAATACGTAAGGAAAAGAAAGAACTAGGTTTAGCAGACAATATTTCATTTTATGATATTTATGCAGACCAAGGCCTATACCAAAAAGCCAGAAGCGAATACATAAGAGAAAAAAGCAATGTTGTTAGTAGTGATGATTATTACGGACAAGCTGTTTATAATAATAAAATAGGAGATTTTTTAAGGTTAGATAAATCTTCACAAGTTGCCTTAGAAAAATATCAAGAAGCACGCAAATACATAAATACATATTTAGATACTATTGCCAGACCAAAAACTGAAGATGAGTTGGCAAAAGGAGCTCTTTTAAAAGGTGTTATAGAGGGCAATATAGGTAAATGCTATATGCTTTTAAAAAGGTATGAAGAGGCTATACCATTGTTAGACTCTAGTTTGGTTAAAATTAGAGAATTTAACGTAGAAGTATATTCGCAAGACGCGGTAGAAAACACCTTAGACTTAGCTAATTGCTATTTACAGACTAATAAATTAGATAAGGTTTTAGAGCTTATTAATGATGACTTACGTGCAATAAAAGTATCTAACGTATTACGCAAAAATCAATTGTTGGCTGTTTATTATCAAAAAATGAACGATTACAAAAAAGCCAACTACTATTTAAATAACAATATAAAAATTAACGATTCTATTAGAGTTAATGAAACGCTTAAAAAGCATCAGCAAATTGCAACTGTTTTTGAAAAAGAATTAGAAAATTCTGAAGACAGATTAGATGAAAAGAAAATAGAATTAGAAAATGCAAAAATAGAGGCACAGGCTAGTGATGAGCGTATGAGTCTTATTTTAATATCGTTAATATTTACATTATTAGGCTTAGGTGGTTTGGTATTTGCTTACATCAAAAGTATAAAAAACCAACGCGTTATTGCTAAGCAAAATAATATTATAGAAAGTCAGTTAACAGAAAAAGATTCGCTTTTAAAAGAAATTCACCATAGAGTAAAAAACAACCTTCAAATGGTATCTAGTTTGTTAAGTCTACAAACTAAAAATACTAAAAGTAAAGCTGCAATTATGGCTTTAGAAGAAGGTAAAAGTAGAGTTAAAGCTATGGCTTTAATTCATCAAAAACTATATCAGAATGATGATTTATCTGTAATAGAAATGCAAGGCTACGTAGAGAGTTTGGTAAACAGTGTACAATCTGTATTTAAAAAAGGAGGTCACAATATAAACATTACCATAGATGCAGAAGGTGTAGAGTTAGATATTGATAGAGCAATTCCTTTTGGATTAATACTAAATGAGCTTGTTTCTAATTCTTTTAAATATGCTTTTCCAGATAATGATGAAAATGGTAAAATATACATTCATTTAAGAAATACAGAAACTGGTGGTTATTTTGAATATACAGATAACGGTGTTGGTTTACCAGAAGATACAGATGAGAGAACTAAATCTTCAATGGGAATTCGTTTAATGAACCGTTTGGTAAATCAATTACAATCTACACTTAATATAGATAAATCTGTAGAAGGAGTTCGTTTTTGGTTCAATTTTAAATAA
- a CDS encoding MFS transporter — translation MNTKKKHNWLYLFLLILSGEAVFILPFVLARVFRPTVLEVFNLTNLELGTCFSVYGFVAMASYLLGGPIADKFPPRKLIAVALFATALGGLVLASNPSYFVLKILYGYWGFTTIFLFWAPMIKATRVWGGNHSQGKAFGFLDGGRGLVGASFGALGVFIFSLFIIGSVETASLANRAEAFNYIVWVTSAIIIVIGIVVWFFLKSKEIKEEEIQIQSISTHQIKTVLKIPSVWLLMVIILCAYVGYKITDVFSLYAKDVMLYNEVKSAEIGTILLFIRPFIGILIGFIADKSKTTLWLIISFIFSILGALLFASGIINPTSTTLFMASILITVTGVYAVRSLYFATMQEGHIPLLLTGTAVGLISIIGYTPDIFAGPLMGILLDNSPGELGHQHVFIMLAIFSFIGLVASILFYRLQHKKC, via the coding sequence ATCAACACTAAAAAAAAACATAATTGGCTATATCTGTTTCTCCTAATTTTATCAGGGGAAGCAGTTTTTATATTACCGTTTGTTTTAGCTAGAGTTTTTAGACCTACAGTTTTAGAGGTTTTTAATCTTACAAATTTAGAGCTAGGCACTTGTTTTTCTGTTTATGGTTTTGTTGCTATGGCTTCCTATTTATTAGGCGGACCAATTGCAGATAAATTTCCTCCTAGAAAACTAATTGCTGTAGCATTATTTGCTACTGCTTTAGGCGGATTGGTACTTGCAAGTAACCCTAGTTATTTTGTTCTTAAAATATTGTATGGTTATTGGGGATTTACAACCATTTTTTTGTTTTGGGCCCCAATGATAAAAGCTACACGCGTTTGGGGAGGAAACCACTCCCAAGGTAAAGCATTTGGTTTTTTAGATGGCGGTAGAGGTTTAGTTGGTGCTAGTTTTGGTGCTTTAGGTGTTTTTATATTTTCTTTATTTATAATTGGTTCTGTAGAAACTGCTAGCTTAGCAAATAGAGCAGAAGCATTTAATTATATTGTATGGGTAACTTCTGCAATAATTATTGTAATTGGTATTGTTGTTTGGTTTTTCTTAAAATCTAAAGAAATTAAAGAAGAAGAAATACAAATACAATCCATATCTACTCATCAAATAAAAACAGTTTTAAAAATACCATCTGTTTGGTTGTTAATGGTGATAATATTATGTGCTTATGTAGGCTATAAAATAACTGATGTTTTCTCGCTCTACGCAAAAGATGTAATGTTATATAATGAAGTAAAATCTGCTGAAATAGGCACAATTTTACTATTTATTAGACCGTTTATTGGAATTTTAATAGGTTTTATTGCAGATAAAAGCAAAACTACACTTTGGCTTATTATTAGTTTTATTTTTAGTATTTTAGGTGCTCTACTATTTGCATCAGGAATTATTAATCCTACAAGTACAACACTATTTATGGCTTCTATTTTAATTACTGTAACCGGAGTTTACGCGGTGCGTTCTTTATATTTTGCTACAATGCAAGAAGGTCATATACCTTTACTATTAACAGGAACTGCAGTAGGACTTATTTCTATTATAGGCTATACACCAGATATTTTTGCGGGCCCGTTAATGGGGATATTATTAGATAATTCTCCTGGTGAATTAGGTCACCAACACGTATTTATTATGCTGGCTATTTTTTCTTTTATTGGTTTAGTTGCCTCTATACTATTTTACAGATTACAGCATAAAAAGTGTTAA
- a CDS encoding metal-dependent hydrolase — translation MKITFLGHATLLIEVAGKTVLVDPFISGNPKNNNQVDKDSLNPDYILVTHAHQDHVLDVEDIATRTNAVIVSNYEIATYYENKGLKVHPMNHGGSWSFDFGTVKYVNAIHTSSFADGTEGGLPGGFIIASANKSVYIAGDTALTMDMKLIPMFTKLDLAVLPIGDNFTMGVDDAIIASDFIECNTILGYHFDTFGFIEIDEAKAIEKFKASGKLLHLLPIGNSLTV, via the coding sequence ATGAAAATTACATTCCTTGGTCACGCAACTTTGTTAATAGAGGTAGCAGGCAAAACTGTTTTGGTAGATCCATTTATTTCTGGTAATCCAAAGAATAATAATCAAGTAGATAAAGACTCTTTAAACCCAGATTACATTTTAGTTACCCACGCACATCAAGACCACGTTTTAGATGTAGAAGATATAGCTACAAGAACCAATGCAGTAATAGTTAGTAATTACGAGATTGCTACGTATTATGAAAATAAAGGACTAAAAGTACACCCAATGAATCATGGAGGTAGTTGGTCTTTTGATTTTGGAACTGTAAAATACGTTAATGCTATACACACATCTTCATTTGCAGATGGTACAGAGGGTGGTCTTCCTGGAGGATTTATTATCGCATCAGCAAACAAAAGTGTTTACATAGCTGGCGACACAGCCTTAACTATGGATATGAAACTTATACCAATGTTTACTAAGTTAGACTTAGCCGTTTTACCAATAGGAGACAACTTTACTATGGGTGTAGATGATGCTATTATTGCATCAGACTTTATAGAATGTAATACTATTTTAGGCTACCACTTTGATACTTTTGGTTTTATAGAGATTGATGAAGCTAAAGCTATAGAAAAGTTTAAAGCGTCAGGTAAACTATTGCATTTATTGCCAATAGGCAATTCCCTTACAGTATAA
- a CDS encoding YfbK domain-containing protein, with protein MKNLLFILCVIVCSIQANAQELTITGTVTDVTGPLPGVNIISSGTKYGTTTDFDGLYTIKTRKGDTLAYTYIGYKYKEVVVKDSLKIDVVLEEDNATLEEVVVVAYGTTSRKSYTGSNVRKVTKREKIQNNISSQLTGNVAGVQVTKGAKKRGKPIQIRGVSSINTAKDPLYIVNGVPAKEGNRAIYKIKPSKITSMKVFKSPKARVLFGDSAKNGCIVITTKGYTNTINYDEEYAKLSENQFKKATLNPLSTFSIDVDKAGYSNVRRMINNGDNIPYDAVKIEEMVNYFDYDYPQPTDEHPFSISTDVAKTPWNTQTQLVRIGLQGKEYLNEELPASNLTFLIDVSGSMEDHNKLPLLISAFKLLVHQLIEKDKVSIVVYAGAAGVVLPPTNGDQKEKIINALQKLEAGGSTAGGQGIKLAYKLAEKNFKKNGNNRVILATDGDFNVGASSDTAMEKLIEKKRASGVFLSVLGFGMGNYKDSKLETLADKGNGNHAYIDTMQEAQKVFGDEFGGTLYTIAKDVKIQVEFNPAKVQAYRLIGYENRLLADEDFVDDTKDAGELGSGHRVTALYEVIPVGVKSDYLKEVSPLKYTNVVAADSYTDELFTVKFRYKKPNKDTSIEMVHIQKNEETEMSTDFKFASAVALFGLKLRKSQFTNNASYTTIIELAEQGRGEDAQGYRAEFIRLVNAAHKEL; from the coding sequence ATGAAAAATCTATTATTTATACTTTGCGTAATTGTATGTAGCATACAAGCAAACGCACAAGAACTAACAATTACGGGTACAGTTACAGATGTTACTGGTCCTTTGCCAGGAGTAAATATCATTAGTTCTGGGACTAAATACGGAACAACCACAGATTTTGATGGTTTATACACTATAAAAACAAGAAAAGGAGATACGTTAGCATATACCTACATAGGCTATAAATACAAAGAGGTTGTAGTAAAAGATAGTCTTAAAATAGATGTAGTTTTAGAAGAGGATAATGCAACTTTAGAAGAAGTGGTTGTTGTGGCATATGGCACAACTTCAAGAAAATCATATACAGGTAGTAATGTCAGAAAGGTAACAAAGAGAGAAAAAATACAAAACAATATTTCTAGCCAATTAACAGGTAATGTTGCAGGTGTACAGGTTACAAAGGGAGCCAAAAAGAGAGGTAAGCCAATTCAGATTAGAGGTGTATCATCAATTAACACAGCTAAGGATCCATTGTATATTGTAAACGGAGTTCCTGCTAAAGAGGGTAACAGAGCTATTTATAAAATTAAGCCATCAAAAATTACATCTATGAAAGTTTTTAAATCTCCTAAAGCAAGAGTATTGTTTGGAGACTCAGCCAAAAACGGATGTATTGTAATTACCACTAAAGGATATACAAATACAATTAATTATGATGAAGAATATGCTAAATTATCAGAAAATCAGTTTAAAAAGGCTACGCTAAATCCGCTTTCTACTTTTTCTATAGATGTTGATAAGGCAGGTTATAGTAACGTAAGAAGAATGATAAATAACGGAGACAATATACCTTATGATGCTGTTAAGATTGAAGAAATGGTAAATTATTTTGATTATGATTACCCGCAACCAACAGACGAACATCCATTTTCTATATCTACAGATGTGGCTAAAACGCCTTGGAATACACAAACACAATTGGTTCGTATAGGTTTACAAGGAAAAGAGTATTTAAATGAGGAGTTACCAGCTTCTAATTTAACTTTTTTAATAGATGTTTCTGGCTCTATGGAAGATCATAATAAGTTACCGCTTTTGATATCTGCTTTTAAATTGTTGGTGCATCAACTTATAGAAAAAGATAAAGTTTCCATTGTGGTTTATGCTGGAGCTGCTGGTGTAGTTTTGCCTCCAACTAATGGAGATCAAAAAGAAAAAATAATAAATGCATTACAAAAATTAGAAGCTGGTGGCTCTACCGCAGGCGGACAAGGTATTAAATTAGCATACAAATTAGCAGAAAAGAATTTTAAAAAGAACGGAAACAACAGAGTTATACTTGCTACAGATGGTGATTTTAATGTTGGCGCATCTAGTGATACAGCTATGGAAAAATTAATAGAGAAAAAAAGAGCTTCAGGAGTTTTCTTATCTGTTTTAGGTTTTGGTATGGGAAATTATAAAGACTCTAAGTTAGAAACCTTAGCAGATAAAGGAAACGGCAACCACGCTTATATAGATACTATGCAAGAGGCACAAAAAGTATTTGGTGATGAATTTGGAGGTACGCTGTATACTATTGCTAAAGATGTAAAAATTCAGGTTGAGTTTAATCCTGCTAAAGTACAAGCTTACCGTTTAATTGGTTATGAAAACCGACTTTTAGCAGATGAAGATTTTGTAGATGATACTAAAGATGCTGGTGAGTTGGGAAGCGGACATAGGGTAACGGCACTTTATGAGGTGATACCTGTTGGTGTAAAAAGTGATTATTTAAAAGAAGTGTCACCATTAAAATACACAAATGTAGTAGCAGCAGATAGCTATACGGATGAGTTGTTTACGGTAAAGTTTAGGTATAAGAAACCAAATAAAGATACAAGTATAGAAATGGTTCACATTCAAAAAAATGAAGAAACAGAAATGTCTACTGATTTTAAATTTGCTTCTGCAGTTGCTTTATTCGGACTTAAATTACGTAAATCTCAGTTTACAAATAATGCTAGTTATACTACTATAATTGAGTTAGCAGAACAGGGCAGAGGGGAAGATGCACAAGGTTACAGAGCAGAGTTTATACGTTTAGTAAACGCTGCACATAAAGAGTTGTAG
- a CDS encoding AMP-binding protein, translating to MKHFSSINPKFKLNGISYTKDQLCSLAVELAEKDNFKKEIGSFLQDWLSNSPTLIVHTSGSTGTPKPIILQKQQMVNSALATGSFFNLKESDTALLCLPASYIAGKMMLVRALALGLEIDFVEPSSNPLKEINKKYKFSAMVPMQVYNCLHNLHFIDTLIIGGAAVSLDLKEKLKSVSTHLFETYGMTETITHIAVKEIKSDSFKTLPNVTVSLDNRNCLIINAPKVSDVIITTNDVVKLITENEFKWLGRFDNIINSGGIKLNPEQIEAKLSDYINSDFFITSLPDPVLENKLVLLIEGEQKNEDIITTLKKSTAFTSYEIPKEVNYITNFVRTESGKIQRTKTLELLKK from the coding sequence ATGAAGCATTTTAGTAGCATTAATCCTAAGTTTAAATTAAACGGCATTTCATATACTAAGGATCAATTGTGTTCTTTAGCTGTAGAATTGGCAGAAAAAGACAATTTTAAAAAAGAAATAGGCTCTTTTTTGCAAGATTGGCTTTCTAATTCGCCTACATTAATTGTTCATACTTCTGGCTCTACAGGCACACCTAAGCCAATAATACTACAAAAACAGCAGATGGTAAATTCTGCTTTAGCAACAGGTTCTTTCTTTAATTTAAAAGAAAGTGACACAGCTTTATTATGTTTACCCGCAAGTTATATTGCTGGTAAAATGATGCTGGTAAGAGCATTGGCTTTGGGTTTAGAAATAGATTTTGTAGAACCCAGTTCTAATCCTTTAAAAGAAATAAATAAAAAATATAAATTCTCTGCAATGGTTCCTATGCAGGTTTATAATTGTTTGCATAATTTACACTTTATAGATACACTTATAATTGGTGGTGCAGCTGTTTCATTAGATTTAAAAGAGAAATTAAAAAGCGTGTCTACACATTTGTTTGAAACTTATGGGATGACGGAAACCATTACCCATATTGCAGTAAAAGAAATTAAATCTGATTCTTTTAAAACCTTACCAAACGTTACAGTCTCTTTAGATAATCGTAATTGCTTAATTATTAATGCGCCAAAAGTCTCAGATGTTATTATAACTACTAACGATGTTGTAAAACTTATAACGGAAAACGAATTTAAATGGTTGGGTAGGTTTGATAATATTATAAACTCTGGTGGAATAAAACTGAATCCAGAACAGATTGAAGCTAAATTATCTGACTATATTAATTCTGATTTTTTTATTACAAGCTTGCCCGACCCTGTTTTAGAAAACAAACTTGTTTTGCTAATAGAGGGGGAGCAAAAAAATGAAGATATTATTACTACGCTAAAAAAATCTACTGCATTTACCTCTTATGAAATACCAAAGGAGGTAAACTACATTACTAATTTTGTACGTACAGAATCAGGTAAAATTCAACGTACTAAAACTTTAGAATTACTTAAAAAGTAA
- a CDS encoding o-succinylbenzoate synthase: MKAIYKKYTLDFKRPSGTSRGVLTQKETWFIILKNDNKTGIGECGILRGLSIDDVPNYEEKLNWVCNNIHLGLEVLLNDLTEFPSIQFGLEQAFLSLTADNPFILFENNFSTKEAPIPINGLIWMGEESFMHQQIQQKLKDGFNCIKMKIGAIDFDTEVSLLKSIRKTYKKEEIELRVDANGAFKEDALDKLKILAELDLHSIEQPIKQGNYAKMKNLCAVTPLPIALDEELIGVFSVTKKQELLQTIQPQYIILKPSLVGGFKGAQEWISIAEKYNIGWWVTSALESNIGLNAIAQWTYGLQSKMPQGLGTGSLYTNNFNSPLEVSNGAISYRNNLDWQQNLIEDLCI; encoded by the coding sequence ATGAAAGCAATTTATAAGAAATACACGCTAGATTTTAAAAGGCCTAGTGGTACTTCCCGTGGTGTACTTACCCAAAAAGAAACTTGGTTTATTATTTTAAAAAATGATAATAAAACAGGAATTGGTGAATGCGGAATTTTAAGAGGTTTAAGTATAGACGATGTTCCAAACTATGAAGAAAAGCTAAATTGGGTGTGTAACAACATTCATTTAGGCTTAGAGGTTCTTTTAAATGATTTAACAGAGTTTCCTAGTATACAATTTGGTTTAGAGCAAGCATTTTTATCATTAACAGCAGATAATCCTTTTATTTTATTTGAAAATAATTTTTCAACCAAAGAAGCTCCTATTCCAATAAACGGATTAATTTGGATGGGAGAGGAGTCTTTTATGCACCAACAAATACAGCAAAAACTGAAAGACGGGTTTAACTGTATTAAAATGAAAATTGGAGCAATAGATTTTGATACAGAGGTTTCGCTTTTAAAATCGATTAGGAAAACATACAAAAAAGAAGAAATAGAGCTGCGTGTAGATGCTAACGGTGCTTTTAAAGAAGATGCTTTAGATAAGCTTAAAATTTTAGCAGAATTGGACTTACACTCTATAGAACAGCCAATTAAACAAGGTAATTACGCAAAAATGAAAAATTTGTGTGCAGTTACACCATTGCCTATTGCTTTAGATGAAGAATTAATTGGTGTGTTTAGTGTAACAAAAAAGCAAGAACTGCTACAAACAATACAACCGCAATATATAATTTTAAAACCCAGTTTAGTTGGGGGTTTTAAAGGGGCACAAGAGTGGATTTCCATAGCAGAAAAATATAATATTGGTTGGTGGGTTACAAGTGCATTAGAAAGTAATATAGGGTTAAATGCAATTGCACAATGGACCTATGGTTTGCAAAGTAAAATGCCGCAAGGTTTAGGTACTGGTAGTTTGTATACCAACAATTTTAATAGTCCTTTAGAGGTTAGTAACGGAGCTATTAGTTACCGTAATAACTTAGATTGGCAACAAAATTTAATAGAAGATTTATGTATATAG